One segment of Gammaproteobacteria bacterium DNA contains the following:
- a CDS encoding DNA primase produces MAGRIPQEFLDQVLSRVDLVEVINTRTPLRRAGHDFMACCPFHAEKTPSFSVSPRKQFYHCFGCGAHGNAIGFLMAYERLEFLDAVEELARLAGLEMPKSGGGESDSSRALLEWLAQADRYFRQQLREHPTRQRAVDYLRQRGLTGQIAGVFGIGYAPPGWDALSQILRQAGATPEQLMSAGLASRDERNRLRDRFRDRIIFPIRNPRGRTIAFGGRTLDADVNPKYLNSPETPLFHKRLELYGLHEARTRTQRLQRLVVVEGYMDVVALAQHDISYAVATLGTATSAEHIERLFRVVADLVFCFDGDPAGRTAAWRALEVALPFLRDGRQIGFLFLPEGEDPDSLVRREGSTNFERRLENATPLADYLFTELRARAHPDTLAGRARLAELARPLLEKLPEGHFRDLMSARLQQEAQLVNTRLRPPAPTPQPADNNNAQLARTPLRKAIALLLYRPELAQQAMLDDDPVLRNSQEPGIKLLAELAATLRAHPELTAAALLERYRDTREGAILERLAQWRLEAETPEEEYQFETEFVDILDYLRRRADPVKQWLETLLQRGMPSPLSREERAEALRNFGQFRKVQ; encoded by the coding sequence ATGGCTGGCCGTATTCCCCAGGAATTTCTCGATCAGGTGCTCAGCCGAGTGGACCTGGTCGAGGTGATCAACACCCGAACGCCGTTGCGTCGCGCCGGCCATGATTTTATGGCCTGCTGTCCGTTTCATGCCGAAAAAACGCCCTCATTCTCGGTCAGTCCGCGCAAGCAATTCTATCACTGCTTTGGTTGCGGCGCTCACGGAAACGCCATCGGTTTTTTGATGGCCTATGAACGACTGGAATTTCTGGACGCCGTTGAAGAACTGGCCCGACTGGCGGGTCTGGAAATGCCGAAAAGCGGTGGTGGCGAGAGCGACTCATCCCGCGCCCTGCTGGAATGGCTGGCCCAGGCTGACCGCTATTTCCGCCAACAGCTGCGAGAACATCCGACCCGCCAGCGCGCAGTGGACTATCTGCGCCAACGCGGTCTGACCGGCCAGATCGCTGGCGTGTTCGGCATTGGCTACGCGCCGCCAGGCTGGGACGCCTTGAGTCAGATCCTGCGCCAGGCCGGCGCTACGCCCGAACAGCTCATGAGCGCCGGCTTGGCCAGCCGCGACGAACGAAATCGTCTGCGTGATCGGTTTCGGGACCGAATTATCTTCCCGATCCGCAACCCACGAGGCCGAACCATCGCCTTCGGTGGTCGAACGCTGGACGCCGACGTTAACCCGAAGTATCTCAATTCGCCAGAGACGCCGCTATTTCACAAGCGATTGGAATTATACGGCCTCCATGAAGCGCGCACCCGCACCCAGCGCTTGCAACGATTGGTTGTGGTCGAAGGCTATATGGATGTGGTGGCGCTTGCCCAACATGATATCTCCTATGCCGTCGCTACCCTGGGCACCGCCACCAGCGCTGAGCATATCGAACGTTTGTTCCGGGTGGTTGCCGATCTAGTGTTCTGTTTTGACGGCGATCCGGCGGGACGAACGGCCGCCTGGCGGGCGCTGGAAGTCGCGTTGCCGTTCCTGCGCGATGGCCGGCAGATTGGCTTCCTGTTTCTACCCGAGGGCGAGGATCCGGATAGCCTGGTGCGTCGGGAAGGCTCCACGAACTTTGAGCGCCGATTGGAAAATGCGACGCCACTGGCGGATTATTTGTTTACCGAATTGCGCGCCCGTGCCCATCCCGACACGCTGGCGGGGCGCGCTCGTCTGGCCGAACTGGCCCGGCCACTCCTGGAAAAACTGCCCGAGGGACATTTTCGTGATCTTATGAGTGCGCGCTTGCAACAGGAAGCACAGTTGGTCAACACTCGATTGCGTCCCCCCGCCCCGACCCCGCAACCGGCTGATAACAATAATGCGCAGCTCGCTCGCACGCCGTTGCGCAAAGCCATTGCCCTGCTGTTGTATCGACCGGAACTGGCGCAACAGGCAATGCTGGATGATGACCCGGTATTACGCAATAGCCAGGAACCTGGCATAAAATTATTAGCGGAATTGGCCGCTACGCTGCGCGCCCATCCCGAGCTGACTGCCGCTGCCTTACTCGAACGCTATCGCGACACACGCGAGGGTGCCATTCTGGAGCGGTTGGCGCAATGGCGCCTGGAAGCCGAAACTCCGGAAGAAGAATATCAATTTGAGACAGAGTTCGTCGATATTCTGGATTACTTGCGGCGGCGCGCCGACCCGGTGAAACAGTGGCTGGAAACATTGTTGCAACGTGGAATGCCTAGCCCTCTGAGCAGAGAAGAGCGCGCAGAAGCATTGCGGAACTTTGGACAATTCAGGAAAGTCCAATAA
- a CDS encoding GatB/YqeY domain-containing protein: protein MSLKDRIQDDMKTAMRAKDKNRLGVIRLILAAIKQREVDERIELSDVQTLAVLEKMIKQRRESLTQYQNAGRADLASQEAFEIDLIQAYLPAPLSEAEMETLIAHAIAVTGAQSMRDMGKVMAVIKDQAQGQVDIGTVSARVKARFGG from the coding sequence ATGTCCCTCAAAGACCGTATTCAGGATGACATGAAAACCGCCATGCGCGCCAAGGATAAAAATCGCCTGGGCGTTATCCGCCTGATTCTGGCCGCTATCAAGCAACGTGAGGTGGACGAGCGCATTGAACTGAGCGATGTGCAAACCCTGGCTGTGCTGGAGAAAATGATCAAGCAGCGCCGGGAATCCCTGACGCAGTATCAAAACGCCGGTCGCGCAGACTTGGCCAGTCAGGAAGCGTTCGAAATCGATCTAATTCAGGCTTATCTGCCTGCCCCGCTGAGCGAAGCCGAGATGGAAACGCTGATTGCTCATGCAATCGCGGTAACCGGCGCCCAATCCATGCGCGACATGGGCAAGGTCATGGCCGTCATCAAGGATCAAGCGCAGGGCCAGGTCGACATAGGTACGGTCAGCGCCCGGGTTAAAGCCCGCTTCGGCGGCTGA
- the rpsU gene encoding 30S ribosomal protein S21, with protein MPAVKIKENEPFDIALRRFKRSCEKAGVLSEVRRREFYEKPTQERKRKRAAAVKRHLKKLSREVARRTRLY; from the coding sequence ATGCCTGCCGTGAAAATTAAGGAAAATGAGCCGTTTGACATTGCATTGCGCCGTTTCAAGCGTTCCTGTGAAAAAGCTGGCGTTCTCTCCGAAGTCCGCCGCCGGGAGTTTTACGAGAAGCCCACCCAGGAACGCAAGCGCAAGCGGGCCGCCGCCGTCAAGCGTCATTTGAAGAAACTTTCCCGGGAAGTCGCCCGCCGCACCCGCCTCTATTGA
- the tsaD gene encoding tRNA (adenosine(37)-N6)-threonylcarbamoyltransferase complex transferase subunit TsaD: MLILGLETSCDETGVALYDSERGLLAHALHSQVKLHAEYGGVVPELASRDHVRKTLPLLREIFRQARIEPRDVEGVAYTRGPGLIGALLVGAAIGRSLAWAWGVPAIGVHHMEGHLLAPMLEAEPPEFPFVALLVSGGHSLLVRVESVGGYRILGESIDDAAGEAFDKTAKLLGLPYPGGPALAKLAQEGVPGRFKFPRPMTDRPGCDFSFSGLKTAAINTWRKLEPTPQNRADVARAFEEAVVETMVIKCRRALEETGLQRLVVAGGVGANQRLRARLLELAEERSGQVYYPRLEFCTDNGAMIAYAGWRRLAAGQAADTAIDVLPRWPLDHLSAVD; the protein is encoded by the coding sequence ATGTTGATACTAGGTCTTGAAACATCCTGTGATGAAACCGGCGTGGCGCTCTATGACAGCGAACGCGGGTTGCTGGCTCACGCCCTGCACAGTCAGGTCAAACTGCATGCGGAATATGGCGGAGTCGTGCCGGAGCTGGCCTCGCGCGATCATGTCCGCAAGACGTTGCCATTGTTGCGGGAAATCTTCCGGCAAGCGCGCATCGAACCACGCGATGTCGAAGGCGTGGCCTACACTCGCGGGCCGGGCTTGATCGGCGCATTGTTGGTAGGCGCAGCGATCGGGCGCAGTCTGGCCTGGGCTTGGGGCGTTCCGGCGATTGGCGTTCACCATATGGAAGGTCATTTATTGGCACCAATGTTGGAAGCCGAGCCGCCGGAATTTCCTTTTGTGGCGCTCCTGGTGTCTGGTGGACACAGCTTGCTGGTGCGTGTGGAGAGCGTGGGCGGTTACCGAATTCTAGGCGAGTCCATTGACGATGCGGCAGGCGAGGCGTTTGATAAAACCGCCAAGCTGTTAGGATTGCCGTATCCGGGTGGGCCAGCCTTGGCCAAGCTGGCTCAGGAAGGCGTTCCGGGGCGTTTCAAATTCCCGCGACCGATGACCGACCGTCCAGGTTGCGATTTCAGCTTCAGCGGGTTGAAAACCGCCGCCATTAATACTTGGCGTAAGCTGGAGCCGACGCCGCAGAATCGGGCCGATGTAGCCCGCGCGTTCGAGGAGGCCGTGGTGGAAACCATGGTCATCAAATGCCGGCGGGCGTTGGAGGAAACCGGATTGCAGCGATTAGTCGTGGCGGGCGGGGTCGGCGCGAATCAGCGGTTGCGGGCGCGGTTGTTGGAATTGGCGGAGGAGCGGAGCGGTCAGGTCTACTATCCCCGCCTGGAATTCTGCACCGATAATGGCGCAATGATCGCCTATGCGGGCTGGCGGCGGCTGGCGGCGGGCCAGGCGGCGGATACCGCGATTGACGTGCTACCGCGCTGGCCGCTGGATCATCTGTCAGCGGTGGATTGA
- the nadA gene encoding quinolinate synthase NadA translates to MSAFTPAIAIEDHRLTPAQVPLTVIETLDATEKADLVDRIQRLLKERDATLVAHYYTSPELQELADATGGYVSDSLDMARFGTECPSSTLIVAGVRFMGETAKILNPEKRVLMPDLRAECSLDLGCPADEFSTFCDQYPDRTVVVYANTSAAVKARSDWVVTSGIALELIKHLAEKGEKLIWAPDRHLGAYVQQQTGIDMLLWNGACVVHEAFKADGLRQLRAEHPDAQVLVHPESPLDVIAQADLVGSTTALVKAVQELPAKKFIVATDNGLFHKMKLAAPDKTLLEAPIMGKSATCVSCAHCPWMAMNGLRNLARVLETGDNEIYIDEAIRERAALPIRRLLDFARQRRQVVLGNSDA, encoded by the coding sequence ATGAGCGCCTTTACCCCTGCAATTGCTATCGAAGACCACCGTCTGACGCCGGCCCAGGTGCCGTTGACCGTGATCGAAACTCTGGACGCCACCGAGAAGGCTGACCTGGTTGACCGAATCCAGCGCTTGTTGAAAGAGCGCGACGCCACGCTGGTCGCCCACTACTACACCTCCCCGGAATTGCAGGAACTGGCCGATGCCACCGGCGGCTACGTCTCGGATTCTCTGGATATGGCGCGTTTCGGCACAGAATGCCCATCCAGTACGCTGATTGTTGCTGGGGTGCGGTTCATGGGCGAAACCGCCAAGATTCTCAATCCCGAAAAACGGGTGCTGATGCCGGACTTGCGTGCTGAATGCTCCCTGGATCTGGGCTGTCCCGCTGATGAGTTTTCCACCTTTTGCGACCAGTACCCCGACCGGACCGTGGTGGTCTACGCCAACACCAGCGCCGCCGTGAAAGCCCGCTCTGACTGGGTCGTGACCTCCGGGATCGCCCTGGAGCTGATCAAGCATCTGGCGGAGAAAGGCGAGAAACTGATCTGGGCGCCTGATCGGCATCTGGGCGCTTATGTGCAACAGCAAACCGGCATCGATATGCTGCTCTGGAACGGAGCTTGCGTCGTCCATGAAGCCTTCAAGGCCGACGGTCTGCGTCAATTGCGCGCCGAGCATCCCGATGCCCAGGTGCTGGTGCATCCAGAGTCGCCGCTGGACGTGATCGCGCAAGCCGACCTAGTGGGATCAACGACCGCGTTGGTTAAGGCGGTGCAGGAATTGCCCGCGAAAAAATTCATCGTAGCGACCGACAACGGCTTGTTCCACAAAATGAAGCTGGCCGCTCCTGACAAAACCCTGCTGGAGGCGCCGATCATGGGGAAGAGCGCGACCTGCGTCAGTTGCGCGCACTGTCCGTGGATGGCGATGAATGGCTTGCGCAATCTGGCGCGCGTGCTGGAGACCGGCGACAATGAGATTTACATCGATGAAGCCATCCGCGAACGCGCGGCCTTGCCGATTCGCCGCCTGCTGGACTTTGCCAGGCAACGGCGGCAGGTCGTGTTGGGGAATAGCGATGCCTGA
- a CDS encoding alpha/beta fold hydrolase has protein sequence MMAAQRETVVLVHGLYVHGLWMRLLEYWLEESGYHTVNFSYPSMTRSPAENAEDLHRLLERLESSTVHFLAHSMGGLVVRYLFHHYPKQRPGRIVTLGTPHQGSYAAQIMHYSGLGFFVGRALEEGLLGGAPAWSAPNLLGSVAGTLNIGVGLLFPAMPAPADGMIAVVETQFPGMADHICLPVSHMQMLVDPSTITQSCAFFATGRFHHPRHE, from the coding sequence ATGATGGCGGCCCAGCGCGAAACGGTAGTACTGGTGCATGGTTTGTATGTCCATGGTCTATGGATGCGCCTGTTGGAGTACTGGCTGGAGGAATCCGGCTATCACACCGTGAATTTTTCCTATCCGAGCATGACCCGTTCGCCGGCGGAAAACGCCGAAGATCTGCATCGATTATTGGAACGGTTGGAGTCGTCTACTGTGCATTTCCTGGCCCACAGCATGGGTGGCCTGGTCGTGCGCTATCTCTTCCATCACTATCCTAAGCAACGACCAGGGCGTATCGTCACGCTGGGTACTCCGCATCAGGGGAGCTATGCAGCGCAGATCATGCACTACAGCGGTCTGGGCTTCTTCGTAGGACGGGCGTTGGAAGAGGGATTGCTGGGCGGCGCGCCAGCCTGGAGCGCGCCGAATCTACTGGGTTCGGTTGCGGGTACGCTGAACATCGGTGTTGGCCTGTTGTTTCCAGCCATGCCGGCCCCGGCCGACGGTATGATTGCGGTGGTTGAAACACAGTTCCCCGGCATGGCCGACCACATTTGTTTGCCCGTCTCGCACATGCAAATGCTGGTCGACCCGTCCACGATTACCCAGTCCTGTGCGTTCTTCGCCACGGGCCGATTTCACCACCCGCGTCATGAGTAG
- a CDS encoding YebC/PmpR family DNA-binding transcriptional regulator → MAGHSKWANIQHRKNTQDAKRGKLFTRLIREITVAARMGGGDPGANPRLRLAMDKALTANMPRDTIERAIKRGAGSLEGVEYEEIRYEGYGPGGVAVMVDAVTDNRNRTVAEVRHAFSKCGGNLGTSGSVAFQFTEQGVLSYPADSDEDRIMEVAIEAGADDVVTNDDSSVDVLTEPAAFQQVREAMAAAGLEPESAEVTQRASSNTMLGLEDAQKMVKLLDLLEDLDDTQNVYSNADIPEDILANL, encoded by the coding sequence ATGGCTGGACATAGTAAATGGGCCAATATTCAACATCGGAAAAATACGCAGGACGCCAAACGCGGTAAGTTGTTCACGCGCTTGATTCGGGAGATCACTGTTGCGGCGCGCATGGGCGGCGGCGATCCAGGGGCGAATCCGCGTCTGCGCCTGGCAATGGATAAGGCGCTGACCGCCAATATGCCCAGAGACACGATCGAGCGAGCGATCAAGCGCGGCGCAGGTTCCCTGGAAGGCGTGGAATACGAAGAAATTCGCTACGAGGGTTACGGCCCGGGCGGCGTAGCGGTGATGGTCGACGCTGTAACCGATAACCGCAATCGCACGGTGGCGGAGGTGCGTCACGCCTTCAGCAAATGCGGCGGCAATTTGGGCACCAGCGGCTCAGTCGCCTTTCAGTTCACCGAACAAGGTGTATTGAGCTACCCGGCGGACAGCGACGAGGACCGAATCATGGAAGTGGCTATCGAAGCCGGCGCCGACGATGTCGTCACGAACGATGACAGTTCGGTGGACGTATTGACCGAGCCAGCGGCTTTTCAGCAGGTGCGCGAGGCGATGGCTGCGGCGGGCCTGGAACCGGAGAGCGCCGAGGTCACTCAACGCGCCAGCTCCAACACGATGCTGGGTTTGGAAGATGCGCAGAAAATGGTCAAGCTCCTGGATTTGCTGGAAGACCTGGACGATACCCAGAATGTCTATTCCAATGCTGATATTCCCGAGGATATTCTGGCGAACCTCTGA
- the ruvC gene encoding crossover junction endodeoxyribonuclease RuvC: MIRLMGIDPGSRITGYGVIDMEGSQGRYVASGCIQTASDRPLPERLKTIFEGVTEVIHEYQPAEVAAEQVFMHRNPDSALKLGQARGAALCAVVMAGLSVSEYAARAIKQAVVGGGAADKTQVQRMVARLLNLPQSPQADAADALAVAICHGHTRQTLNRLGAIAGLTRRRRR, encoded by the coding sequence ATCATACGGCTGATGGGTATCGATCCGGGTTCGCGCATCACCGGTTATGGCGTTATCGACATGGAGGGGTCGCAGGGACGCTATGTCGCCAGCGGTTGCATTCAAACGGCCAGCGATCGCCCCTTGCCGGAGCGCTTGAAAACCATTTTTGAAGGCGTGACCGAGGTGATTCACGAGTATCAACCGGCTGAAGTAGCTGCCGAACAGGTGTTTATGCATCGCAATCCTGATTCGGCGTTAAAGCTCGGTCAAGCCCGGGGCGCGGCCCTGTGCGCAGTCGTGATGGCGGGATTGTCGGTCAGCGAATATGCGGCGCGCGCGATTAAACAGGCGGTGGTCGGCGGCGGCGCGGCGGATAAAACGCAGGTGCAGCGTATGGTCGCCCGGTTATTAAACCTGCCGCAATCGCCTCAGGCTGACGCCGCCGATGCGCTGGCCGTAGCGATCTGTCATGGGCACACCCGGCAGACTCTGAACCGGCTGGGCGCTATCGCTGGGCTGACCCGGAGGCGTCGGCGGTGA
- the ruvA gene encoding Holliday junction branch migration protein RuvA gives MIGRLRGLLAWKQPPYLMIDAHGVGYELEASLMTFQTLPEVGAEVTLLTHLTVREDAHTLYGFANLAERSLFRHLIRVTGIGPRLALLILSGMSVELFGRCVREGDATSLTRLPGVGKKTAERLIIEMRDRIGELGVYPATVVLRGERNVATKANPVDDAISALVALGYKLPDASRMVQSLETEGLTSEAIIRQALQASVRR, from the coding sequence GTGATTGGGCGTCTGCGCGGACTGCTGGCCTGGAAACAGCCGCCTTATTTAATGATCGATGCCCACGGGGTCGGTTATGAACTGGAGGCGTCGCTAATGACCTTCCAGACCCTGCCGGAAGTCGGGGCGGAAGTGACGTTATTGACGCATCTAACCGTGCGCGAGGACGCCCATACCCTGTACGGCTTCGCCAACCTGGCAGAGCGGAGTCTGTTCCGCCACCTGATTCGCGTGACTGGGATTGGTCCGCGGCTGGCGCTGCTGATTCTATCCGGGATGAGCGTGGAACTGTTCGGGCGCTGCGTGCGCGAAGGCGACGCCACATCGTTGACCCGGCTACCGGGCGTGGGCAAGAAGACCGCCGAGCGGCTGATTATTGAAATGCGCGACCGGATCGGCGAACTAGGAGTGTATCCGGCTACTGTGGTTCTGCGCGGTGAACGAAACGTCGCAACCAAGGCCAATCCGGTCGATGACGCTATTAGCGCCCTGGTGGCGTTAGGGTACAAGTTGCCTGATGCGTCGCGCATGGTGCAGTCGCTGGAGACCGAAGGACTGACCAGCGAAGCGATCATCCGCCAGGCTTTGCAAGCCAGCGTGCGCCGGTAA